The region tCTAGAATGCAGCCATGAATGAAGTGGAGGGAGATGCGAAACCAGCTAGCAGCAGTAATCTGGTAACCAAGAACAGAACTTTAGTTTGACATGTATGAGTTAAACTCTCTTTTTCGTTCTATGTGGCGACAAAGAAACGCAAAGGGGACGACAGCGACGATAGGCAAAAGAAAGTACCTCGTCATGTATCCCGAGTTGCGGAAGCAGCTGGCCTCAAGCACGTCGGtgaatttgtttttgaaatCGACACCGAGGGTTATGTCATtgtatacacagacggctcttGTATAGGAAATGGTCGTAAGGGTGCATGTGCCGGGTATGGAGTCTATTTTGGCGACAATCACAAGCTGTAAGTAAGTGGAAGCCACCGTCGGAAAGCTATTAAATTCTTTGCTAAATGCCCATGCAGAAATGCAGCTAAACCAGTGAGCGGACGCGTCACAAATAACGTGGGCGAGATACAGGCAGCGATTCATGCCATTAAGACAGCACGGGATTTAGGCATTGGGAAGCTTTGCATTTACACGGACTCTCAGTTCCTGATCAACTCTATAACCTTGTGGGTGCAAGGCTGGAAGAGGAGAGGCTGGATGTTGGCAAACAATCAGCCGGTAAAGAATGTAGTGGATTTTAAGGAGCTGGACGAGCTACTCCAAAACAAGGACATCAAAGTAAAATGGGTTTGTATTTCGCTtacattgattttttttttttgttatgtatTGTTTCCGTTAGAACTATGTGGAGGCCCACAAGGGCATTAAAGGCAACGAAATGGCTGATAAATTGGCGCGACAAGGATCCGCTCTGTACAAAGAACTGAATTTGAAATAATCATCAATTGGACATTACTTTTTAAATTTCGCGCTCAAACCAAAGTATTGAATTCAACCGTTATGGCAACaccaaataaaatgaaatagaCTCATGTGCCGAGAAATCGGCAACAACATGTGCGCGGCTTGAGCAACATTTGCATACCCTGGGGAAATGGGTATTATAGAACTGAGAGAATGTTTGTCATttcagtctctgttttaaaacTATTTCAACGACATTTTATTGTCTTCTcacagagaccaagaataaGTATCAGGATCAGgatatatatacaagatactaatcaAATGATAAAAATCAATATGGGAAAAGGTCTTTACTAAGGTTTAAAAACAGTATCTTCATATACAAGCAAGAAATGACGTGACATTCCAACTTACTTACGTTGCCACTGTTTTCTGTTGACATTTTTGGTTTATACCTTGTTTTAGACAcaataaaatacacaaaagaTCTTAAAGTAGCTAATATCATAGAACCATTATTCATTAATGGGAAAAAATGATGTGGGTAGAGCTTGATGGCAATTTGCAAAACCTTAAACCGAATAAAAGTCTTTAATCTAGTTTAGCTAGCACGCATGCTATTCCCATCTTGTCGATGATGGGATCGTGATCCCTCGGCAACCTCTACACTTGAGATGCTGGATACCATGATCAGGACCATGATCGATACAACCAACCCCTTTAGTCAAGCCCTAGTTACTTACTATTTAACTTACTGTTTAACTTACTCGTTTTTCGCTTCGAGGATCGTTAAACTCCC is a window of Drosophila pseudoobscura strain MV-25-SWS-2005 chromosome 3, UCI_Dpse_MV25, whole genome shotgun sequence DNA encoding:
- the rnh1 gene encoding ribonuclease H1 translates to MRWYVSVYGIFLRVGHTLGNYKTRERTMAFYAVANGRKAGIYDTWDKCEQQVKGFKNAVYKKFNTRQEAEQFINIKGSYAPHEVAVPLGQKQPPPANWGTIKPQKPQYTEAWPDEDHDLVEDELNAAMNEVEGDAKPASSSNLKRKGDDSDDRQKKVPRHVSRVAEAAGLKHVGEFVFEIDTEGYVIVYTDGSCIGNGRKGACAGYGVYFGDNHKLNAAKPVSGRVTNNVGEIQAAIHAIKTARDLGIGKLCIYTDSQFLINSITLWVQGWKRRGWMLANNQPVKNVVDFKELDELLQNKDIKVKWNYVEAHKGIKGNEMADKLARQGSALYKELNLK